The proteins below come from a single Candidatus Angelobacter sp. genomic window:
- a CDS encoding right-handed parallel beta-helix repeat-containing protein, giving the protein MRISWNKSLVVPVLMAMGLAFFANPASAAETDLYVSTAGNNANPGTKAKPFASLEAARDAIRLRRASQSAVKGRFTVWIRGGIYPRTQSFELTAQDSGTKESPIVYCAYKEENVRLVGGRTLKGFGPVTDPSVLSRLDEKARGHVLQTDLRAQGIDDFGQLRSRGFGRPIVAAHAELFFGGAPMTLARWPNEGEWEQIAGFPDDAGQGDDHGGKIGTLEGGFNYTGDRPRRWKDTSDLWVHGYWAWDWANSYERVESLDLERRRVKTAPPHGLYGFRKGQRFYFLNALEELDQPGEYYLDRKTGILYFWPPKPIESGEALLSLLETPLLKMTDVSHVRVGGMILECTRGDAVTITGGEADQITGCAIRLIGDYGVRIEGGHGHQVASCDIENTGDGGVSLSGGDRQTLAPAGHVVENCHFQKQGRWSKCYVPAVLIGGVGQRVSHNLIHDHPHCAILFSGNEHLIEFNEIHHVALETGDVGAIYAGRDWTFRGNRIRYNFIHEIGGVGMGSMGVYLDDCVSGVEVVGNIFYHVTRAAFLGGGRDHRVENNIFVDCNPAVQLDGRGLDRSPVWHDMVYDYMKKQLAAVPAALYRERYPEIAALDRYYATDGGVPPEHNVVAHNVCAGGKWLEVGWHAKPGMLELRDNYVGDDPGFVDTARMDFRLKEGSPVWKTGFKKIPVEQIGLRDDQGRRAVKQLKAAS; this is encoded by the coding sequence ATGAGAATCTCCTGGAACAAAAGCCTCGTCGTGCCTGTCTTGATGGCGATGGGATTGGCTTTTTTCGCAAATCCCGCTTCGGCAGCGGAGACAGATCTGTACGTTTCAACCGCTGGCAACAACGCGAATCCCGGCACGAAAGCGAAACCATTCGCCTCGCTCGAAGCCGCGCGCGACGCTATCCGCCTGCGTCGGGCTTCGCAGAGCGCGGTCAAAGGGCGTTTCACCGTCTGGATTCGTGGCGGCATTTACCCGCGAACGCAGAGTTTCGAGCTGACCGCCCAGGACAGCGGCACAAAGGAGTCGCCGATTGTTTATTGCGCCTACAAAGAGGAAAATGTGCGCCTGGTCGGCGGACGAACGTTGAAAGGATTCGGGCCGGTAACGGATCCGTCGGTGTTGTCGCGGCTGGACGAGAAGGCGCGCGGTCACGTTCTGCAAACGGACCTGCGCGCGCAAGGAATCGACGACTTTGGCCAGTTGCGGTCGCGGGGCTTTGGCCGGCCGATCGTTGCAGCGCACGCGGAGTTGTTCTTCGGCGGCGCGCCCATGACGCTGGCCCGCTGGCCCAATGAAGGCGAATGGGAGCAGATTGCCGGGTTTCCGGACGACGCCGGGCAAGGCGACGATCACGGCGGCAAGATTGGCACGCTGGAGGGAGGATTCAATTACACCGGCGACCGGCCTCGTCGCTGGAAGGACACGAGCGACCTGTGGGTGCACGGTTACTGGGCGTGGGACTGGGCGAATTCCTACGAGCGCGTTGAGTCGCTCGATCTTGAACGGCGCCGGGTCAAGACCGCGCCGCCGCACGGGCTCTATGGTTTCCGCAAGGGCCAGCGGTTCTACTTCCTGAACGCGCTCGAAGAGCTCGACCAGCCGGGCGAATACTACCTCGATCGCAAGACGGGCATTCTCTACTTCTGGCCGCCGAAGCCCATCGAGTCCGGCGAGGCCCTGTTGTCGCTGCTGGAGACTCCGTTGCTCAAAATGACGGATGTGTCCCACGTCCGGGTTGGAGGTATGATTTTGGAATGCACGCGCGGCGATGCGGTCACCATCACTGGCGGTGAAGCCGACCAGATCACTGGCTGCGCGATTCGATTGATCGGCGATTACGGCGTCCGGATCGAGGGAGGTCACGGTCATCAGGTTGCCAGTTGCGACATTGAAAACACCGGCGACGGAGGCGTGTCGCTGTCGGGCGGCGACCGCCAGACGCTCGCGCCGGCCGGACACGTGGTCGAGAATTGCCACTTCCAGAAGCAGGGCCGTTGGTCGAAGTGTTACGTGCCGGCGGTGCTGATCGGCGGCGTGGGTCAGCGCGTTTCCCACAACCTGATCCACGATCACCCGCATTGCGCGATTCTATTTTCGGGAAACGAGCACCTGATCGAGTTCAACGAAATCCATCACGTCGCGCTTGAGACAGGCGATGTGGGTGCGATCTACGCCGGTCGTGACTGGACGTTCCGCGGGAACCGCATTCGCTACAACTTCATCCATGAAATCGGCGGCGTTGGAATGGGTTCAATGGGCGTTTATCTGGATGACTGCGTGAGCGGCGTGGAAGTTGTTGGAAACATCTTTTACCACGTGACGCGCGCCGCGTTCCTCGGTGGCGGACGCGATCACCGGGTGGAGAACAACATCTTTGTGGACTGTAACCCCGCGGTGCAGCTCGACGGCCGCGGATTGGACCGGTCGCCCGTGTGGCACGACATGGTTTATGATTATATGAAAAAGCAACTGGCCGCCGTGCCGGCGGCGCTCTATCGCGAGCGTTATCCTGAGATCGCGGCGCTCGACAGGTATTACGCGACGGACGGTGGGGTCCCGCCGGAGCACAACGTGGTCGCGCACAATGTCTGCGCGGGCGGTAAATGGCTGGAGGTCGGCTGGCACGCGAAACCCGGGATGCTCGAGTTGCGTGATAATTACGTCGGCGACGATCCCGGTTTTGTGGACACGGCCAGAATGGATTTCCGCCTGAAGGAAGGTTCGCCGGTCTGGAAAACCGGTTTCAAAAAAATCCCGGTCGAGCAGATCGGTTTGCGCGATGACCAAGGCCGCCGCGCGGTGAAGCAGTTGAAAGCCGCATCATGA
- a CDS encoding coproporphyrinogen-III oxidase family protein has protein sequence MSTGTIAAETPKAPPLEKQTTVGNYFVSNYPPFSFWKPEFTPEVYSAMERPPKPGVPLGIYVHIPFCRKRCHFCYFKVYTDKDSAAIKNYIEAVLREMAIYAAKPFIGGRKPNFIYFGGGTPSYLSVDQLKHLTNGMKSMLPWEEAEEVAFEAEPGTLTDHKLKAIRELGVTRLSLGVENFDDHILEINGRAHHSKEIARAYTYAREIGFPQVNIDLIAGMVEETEENWRENVRKTIELSPDSVTIYEMEVPYNTTIYQRMKAEGKLVAPVADWETKRGWVSHAFAELEKAGYTVASAYTAVKNKKKTKFVYRDKLWEGADLLSVGVASFGHIGGVHYQNHADFDPYVAQIEQGKLPIYRALTPNDDERFIREFILQLKLGHLSLAYFRKKFGVDPEKRFAEPLQRLKDWGFLTIEGDQVLLNREGLLQVDRLLHEFFLTQHRTTRYV, from the coding sequence ATGAGCACTGGCACCATTGCAGCCGAAACTCCAAAAGCCCCGCCGCTGGAGAAACAGACGACGGTCGGCAATTACTTCGTCTCGAACTATCCGCCGTTTTCATTCTGGAAACCGGAGTTCACGCCGGAAGTGTATTCCGCGATGGAGCGCCCGCCGAAGCCCGGTGTCCCGCTCGGCATTTATGTGCATATTCCGTTTTGCCGGAAACGCTGCCACTTCTGCTACTTCAAGGTCTATACGGACAAGGATTCAGCGGCGATCAAGAACTACATCGAAGCCGTGCTCAGGGAGATGGCGATTTACGCGGCCAAACCGTTCATCGGCGGACGTAAACCAAACTTCATTTACTTCGGCGGCGGCACACCGTCGTATCTCTCGGTGGACCAGCTCAAACATTTGACCAACGGCATGAAGTCCATGCTGCCATGGGAAGAGGCGGAGGAAGTCGCCTTCGAGGCCGAGCCGGGCACGCTCACGGACCACAAATTGAAGGCGATTCGTGAACTCGGCGTCACGCGCCTGAGCCTGGGCGTTGAAAATTTTGACGATCACATCCTCGAAATCAACGGTCGCGCGCATCACAGCAAGGAAATCGCCCGCGCCTATACTTACGCGCGCGAAATCGGCTTTCCGCAGGTCAACATCGACCTCATCGCCGGCATGGTCGAGGAAACCGAGGAGAACTGGCGGGAGAACGTGCGCAAGACCATCGAGCTGTCGCCGGACAGCGTGACGATTTACGAGATGGAGGTTCCTTACAACACGACGATTTATCAGCGCATGAAGGCCGAAGGCAAACTGGTCGCGCCCGTCGCCGACTGGGAGACGAAGCGCGGATGGGTCAGTCATGCCTTCGCCGAACTGGAAAAAGCCGGCTACACCGTCGCCAGCGCCTACACCGCGGTGAAGAACAAGAAGAAGACGAAGTTCGTTTATCGCGACAAACTGTGGGAAGGCGCGGATTTGCTGTCAGTGGGCGTGGCGAGCTTTGGGCACATCGGCGGCGTTCACTATCAGAACCACGCAGACTTCGATCCTTACGTCGCCCAAATCGAGCAAGGCAAACTGCCGATTTACCGCGCACTCACGCCGAACGACGACGAGCGGTTCATCCGCGAGTTCATCCTGCAACTCAAGCTCGGCCATTTGAGCCTTGCGTACTTCCGAAAGAAGTTCGGTGTCGATCCGGAGAAACGTTTCGCCGAACCACTGCAACGTTTGAAGGACTGGGGCTTTCTGACCATCGAAGGCGATCAGGTCCTGCTCAATCGTGAAGGGCTGCTGCAGGTGGACCGCCTGTTGCACGAGTTCTTCCTGACGCAACACCGGACGACGCGATATGTCTGA